The following proteins are co-located in the Nocardia bhagyanarayanae genome:
- a CDS encoding MAB_1171c family putative transporter, which produces MSTVPLVVVAAVTVFLAAIVGGRWFLVNELLIDRLINATLSWDLAAIVLYEIASVLGMRDLGERLFLGVGAMTLAYAYGFARLLDGMDAETLRSRQRRYNRVGAATGAVILLGPALVDLLGWPLGTPAAQNRVIWTAGSFVAISCGALIARACVRELRTPDPTPRERWAYFALLAFGLYCCFASGVGALRIIAGMRTIEPGLPWAVTTFVMLAVVTALIAIPLLSAVLVRSGFDRDGRACRRLRPLWRDLTAAVPEIVLLPDDSHRGEPMSRLYRMTVEIQDALMHLRPYEPASSDEPGMDAYARRIAHAVRAKTSGMPPRARDGIHTAAPELIRADDRTTGLRDLLRLAKEWSKQGVGVTG; this is translated from the coding sequence GTGAGTACTGTGCCGCTCGTTGTCGTGGCGGCGGTGACCGTGTTCCTCGCCGCGATCGTCGGGGGGCGCTGGTTCCTGGTGAACGAGTTGCTGATCGATCGGCTGATCAACGCGACGTTGAGCTGGGACCTGGCGGCGATAGTGCTGTACGAGATCGCGAGCGTGCTGGGCATGCGCGATCTGGGGGAGCGGTTGTTTCTCGGAGTCGGCGCCATGACGCTGGCCTACGCGTACGGGTTCGCCAGGCTGCTCGACGGTATGGACGCCGAGACGCTGCGATCCCGGCAGCGGAGGTACAACAGGGTCGGTGCCGCGACCGGCGCGGTCATCCTGCTGGGTCCCGCGCTGGTCGACCTGCTCGGCTGGCCGCTCGGCACCCCCGCCGCCCAGAACAGGGTGATCTGGACGGCGGGCAGTTTCGTCGCCATCAGTTGCGGAGCGCTGATCGCCAGGGCGTGCGTGAGGGAACTGCGCACACCTGATCCGACGCCGCGGGAGCGTTGGGCATACTTCGCTCTGCTCGCCTTCGGGCTGTACTGCTGCTTCGCCTCGGGCGTCGGGGCGCTCCGCATCATCGCGGGCATGCGGACCATCGAGCCCGGCTTACCATGGGCCGTAACTACTTTCGTGATGCTTGCGGTGGTGACGGCGTTGATCGCGATCCCGCTGCTGAGTGCGGTGCTGGTGCGCAGCGGGTTCGATCGCGACGGCCGTGCGTGCAGGCGGTTGCGTCCGCTGTGGCGCGATCTCACCGCTGCCGTCCCGGAAATCGTGTTGCTGCCCGACGATTCGCATCGCGGCGAGCCGATGTCGCGGCTGTACCGGATGACGGTCGAGATCCAGGACGCGCTGATGCACCTGCGCCCGTACGAGCCCGCGTCGTCGGACGAGCCGGGCATGGATGCCTACGCGAGGCGAATCGCGCACGCCGTACGGGCGAAAACTTCCGGTATGCCGCCGCGCGCACGCGACGGCATCCACACCGCTGCCCCGGAATTGATCAGAGCCGACGACCGCACTACGGGCCTGCGCGATCTGCTCCGGCTCGCCAAGGAGTGGTCGAAGCAGGGCGTCGGCGTCACGGGGTGA
- a CDS encoding ABC transporter substrate-binding protein: MRSVRASRGWARAAVAVLAGAMALGVTACGSSSDATGGDGESITVSHVRGETTITGVPEKIVVLGNQWLDTSLALGVTPAAYIDNVAVLGKSAPPWQPKLGESAKPLNTTGNLAEQVAALEPDLILADSFIADQKNYDEFSKVAPTLPGLSKEIITPWQDLVTTLGKVLHKQDEAAKLVAGVNDKIAGITAANPGLRGKTFASTWLASMTQLMVLNDPNDGSAKVFAQLGLGIPKNLVDLPANQGRVALSPERINELTADLLLAGYSTGMDEKWRQLPGYAELPAVRKDSVVFLTTQEITAVNQPTVLSTPYILDKLSPALANAAK; the protein is encoded by the coding sequence ATGAGGTCTGTTCGAGCGTCCCGCGGGTGGGCGCGGGCGGCGGTGGCCGTGCTGGCCGGCGCCATGGCCCTCGGCGTCACCGCATGCGGCTCGTCGAGCGACGCGACGGGCGGGGACGGCGAGTCGATCACCGTCAGCCACGTCAGGGGCGAGACCACCATCACCGGGGTCCCGGAGAAGATCGTCGTGCTGGGCAACCAGTGGCTCGACACCAGCCTCGCGCTCGGCGTGACGCCCGCCGCCTACATCGACAACGTCGCCGTGCTCGGCAAGAGCGCGCCGCCGTGGCAGCCGAAGCTGGGCGAGTCCGCGAAGCCGCTGAACACCACGGGTAATTTGGCCGAGCAGGTCGCGGCGCTGGAACCGGACCTGATCCTGGCCGACTCCTTCATCGCCGACCAGAAGAACTACGACGAGTTCTCCAAGGTCGCGCCGACCCTGCCCGGCTTGAGCAAGGAAATCATCACGCCCTGGCAGGATCTGGTGACCACGCTCGGCAAGGTGCTGCACAAGCAGGACGAGGCCGCCAAGCTGGTCGCGGGAGTCAACGACAAGATCGCGGGCATCACCGCGGCCAACCCCGGCCTGCGGGGCAAGACCTTCGCGAGCACCTGGCTGGCCAGCATGACCCAGCTGATGGTTCTCAACGACCCGAACGACGGCTCGGCCAAGGTGTTCGCCCAGCTCGGCCTCGGCATCCCGAAGAACCTCGTCGACCTGCCCGCCAACCAGGGCCGCGTCGCCCTGTCGCCGGAGCGTATCAACGAGCTGACCGCCGACCTGCTGCTCGCCGGTTACTCGACCGGTATGGACGAGAAGTGGCGCCAGCTGCCCGGTTACGCGGAATTGCCCGCGGTACGGAAGGACTCGGTCGTCTTCCTCACCACGCAGGAGATCACCGCGGTCAACCAGCCGACCGTACTGTCCACCCCGTACATCCTGGACAAGCTGTCGCCCGCGCTGGCCAACGCCGCGAAGTAA
- a CDS encoding MAB_1171c family putative transporter: MSGAAPMWLMVPVFLLQALVTLGRWMLVNDTRADRLINRASTFSAVCVFSALLDTDLAADGYASKVFLVCGALALASVYGLAELFDGAEPAAVRRRQWAYDVLAVSGSVALLAGEGLAAPATWWRTALWVAIFQLPMAAAGVRTVRACLREMPRTRSRLERIAYSALLVTAAYWCVAALFAAATSVFDGVAYPTKWTVTSCLVYLFVAMLTAVPLVRALGARSGLDYTGRQLRTLHPLWRDLTAAVPEVVLRPAAGRITEPDSRLYRMVVETRDALQHLRMYMPGSDSGELGIAAYARRIAQAVDAKAAGAAPSVERAARENRYAGQDLDAELGHLLELAKAWPGAVSEPARANRR, translated from the coding sequence GTGAGCGGCGCGGCGCCGATGTGGTTGATGGTGCCGGTGTTCCTGCTCCAGGCGCTGGTCACCCTCGGCCGCTGGATGTTGGTGAACGACACGCGCGCCGACCGGCTCATCAACCGCGCGTCGACTTTCAGCGCGGTGTGCGTGTTCTCGGCGCTCCTGGACACCGATCTCGCGGCCGACGGTTACGCGAGCAAGGTCTTCCTCGTCTGCGGTGCGCTGGCGTTGGCCAGCGTGTACGGGCTTGCCGAGCTGTTCGACGGCGCGGAGCCTGCGGCGGTTCGCCGCAGGCAGTGGGCCTACGACGTGCTCGCGGTGAGCGGCTCGGTCGCGCTGTTGGCCGGCGAGGGTTTGGCCGCGCCCGCGACGTGGTGGCGGACCGCGCTCTGGGTCGCGATCTTCCAACTGCCGATGGCCGCGGCCGGGGTGCGCACCGTGCGCGCGTGCCTGCGCGAGATGCCGCGCACCCGTTCGCGGCTGGAGCGCATCGCCTACTCGGCGCTGCTGGTCACCGCCGCCTACTGGTGCGTGGCAGCCCTTTTCGCCGCCGCGACGTCGGTGTTCGACGGCGTCGCCTATCCGACCAAGTGGACCGTGACCTCGTGCCTGGTCTACCTGTTCGTCGCCATGCTCACGGCCGTTCCGCTGGTTCGAGCCCTCGGTGCGCGCAGCGGACTGGATTACACCGGGCGGCAGTTACGCACCTTGCACCCGCTCTGGCGGGACCTCACGGCCGCCGTTCCGGAAGTCGTGCTGCGTCCCGCGGCCGGGCGGATTACCGAACCGGACTCGCGCCTGTACCGCATGGTCGTCGAGACCAGGGACGCGCTCCAACATCTGCGGATGTACATGCCGGGGAGCGATTCCGGTGAGCTCGGCATCGCGGCCTACGCGCGTCGGATCGCGCAAGCCGTCGACGCCAAGGCGGCCGGGGCCGCGCCGTCCGTGGAACGGGCGGCGCGGGAAAACCGGTACGCGGGCCAGGATTTGGACGCCGAACTCGGGCACCTGCTCGAGCTGGCCAAGGCCTGGCCGGGCGCCGTCAGCGAGCCCGCGCGGGCGAACCGACGATGA
- a CDS encoding SagB family peptide dehydrogenase: MSAVTYPDQTRFALRDGVTCVTVPTGAVLLNPPNNQKLTNLGAAQVQALKTLNQGPSTLGEMAGPGGGADVGELVERLTDGGWLSVTVRDGGRDLYTIRPFANPPARPKTALPWSATLSKFAVLHRDSEGFVLEHPLAWCDLRIHDPRLLALLDGPGAADSTLPVAIKSQLADDLHWCGFLVADPVAEEREFTTRSWSAPDLWFHRRSTLGPRTITWEHFGPTKWGKPSFPQPPARKPNYPGEPVQLAKPDLDKLRIADPSLTDVLEDRVSCRDFDDAAPMTVDQLAELLYRTARTRSVRQVAEGEELTSRPYPSGGSVYELELYPIVRNVAGLEPGMYHYDSFDHVLRPVAPADSPAVQKLIRSTSATLVDGGEPQLVLLMAARSGRVMWTYEQVAYASILKHVGVLMQTVYLAATAMGLGACAQGFSDTAAFVSAAGVNELEECNVGSVIVGSPARAR; encoded by the coding sequence GTGTCCGCCGTCACGTATCCCGACCAGACCCGGTTCGCCCTGCGCGACGGCGTCACCTGCGTCACCGTGCCAACGGGCGCGGTGCTGCTGAACCCGCCCAACAACCAGAAGCTCACCAACCTCGGCGCCGCCCAGGTGCAGGCGCTGAAGACGCTGAACCAGGGCCCGTCCACGCTCGGTGAGATGGCCGGTCCCGGCGGCGGTGCCGATGTCGGCGAGCTGGTCGAGCGGCTGACCGACGGCGGCTGGCTCTCGGTCACCGTGCGCGACGGTGGCCGGGATCTCTACACGATCCGGCCGTTCGCCAACCCGCCCGCCCGGCCGAAGACGGCGTTGCCCTGGTCGGCGACCCTGTCGAAATTCGCGGTGCTGCACCGTGACTCGGAGGGCTTCGTGCTGGAGCATCCGCTGGCCTGGTGCGATCTGCGCATCCACGACCCGCGTCTGCTCGCCCTGCTGGACGGGCCCGGCGCGGCCGATTCCACGCTGCCGGTCGCGATCAAGTCCCAGCTCGCCGACGATCTGCACTGGTGCGGTTTCCTGGTGGCCGATCCGGTGGCCGAGGAGCGCGAGTTCACCACCCGCAGCTGGAGCGCGCCGGACCTGTGGTTCCACCGCCGCAGCACGCTCGGCCCGCGCACCATCACTTGGGAGCACTTCGGTCCGACCAAGTGGGGCAAGCCGTCCTTCCCGCAGCCGCCCGCGCGCAAGCCGAACTACCCCGGTGAGCCCGTCCAGCTGGCGAAACCCGACCTGGACAAGCTGCGCATCGCCGATCCCAGCCTCACCGACGTGCTCGAAGACCGGGTCTCCTGCCGCGATTTCGACGACGCCGCGCCGATGACGGTCGATCAGCTCGCCGAGCTGCTCTACCGCACCGCGCGCACCCGTTCGGTCCGGCAGGTCGCCGAGGGCGAGGAGCTCACTTCGCGCCCGTATCCGTCGGGCGGCAGCGTGTACGAGCTGGAGCTGTACCCGATCGTGCGCAACGTCGCGGGCCTGGAACCCGGGATGTACCACTACGATTCGTTCGACCACGTGCTGCGTCCGGTCGCTCCCGCCGACTCGCCCGCCGTGCAGAAGCTGATCCGCTCCACCTCGGCGACCCTGGTCGACGGCGGCGAACCGCAGCTGGTGCTGTTGATGGCCGCGCGCTCCGGGCGGGTCATGTGGACCTACGAGCAGGTCGCCTACGCGAGCATCCTCAAGCACGTCGGCGTGCTCATGCAGACGGTGTACCTCGCGGCCACCGCGATGGGTCTCGGCGCGTGCGCGCAGGGTTTCAGCGACACCGCCGCGTTCGTGTCCGCCGCCGGCGTGAACGAGCTGGAGGAGTGCAACGTGGGCAGCGTCATCGTCGGTTCGCCCGCGCGGGCTCGCTGA
- a CDS encoding MFS transporter, whose translation MYKNSNQRPGVALTAVAVAQFMVALDMAVVNVALPAIRAELGFAPLDLAWVVHVYALTFGGFLLLGGKSADVFGRRRLFLGGLVVFGIASLAGGFAQAPWELVAVRAIQGLAAAAVAPAALATLTTTFAEGPARVRALGVWGAVNAAGGAMGVLVGGLLTEYLSWRWVMLINVPIVVVAVGAVLAGVAPGAAGGAAKRLDMVGAVLATGGVGLLVLGVIGTERHGWLSATTGATLAVAAVALAAFVGWEARAADPLLRIGLFANRWVSGANLFVFLASAGQFAAFYLMSLYLQQVLGMRAGVAGAAFVPFSLAVIAGTVAAAKLGARRSPRGALVAGGAITAVGIGWFALISPDGNFLADVLGPSLIGGFGLGLCLAPVATAATMGVARTEAGMASGVFNSARQLGGSIGVAALATLAATRTGNRMDPVGLNEGYALGLTVAALLFVTAAMVAAFALPRNDRATSPRDFENPLSEELSESNR comes from the coding sequence GTGTATAAAAACTCGAATCAGCGACCGGGCGTGGCGTTGACGGCGGTCGCTGTCGCGCAGTTCATGGTCGCGTTGGACATGGCGGTGGTGAATGTGGCGCTGCCCGCGATCCGGGCCGAGCTCGGGTTCGCGCCGCTCGATCTGGCGTGGGTGGTCCACGTCTACGCCCTGACTTTCGGCGGTTTTCTGCTGCTCGGCGGCAAGTCCGCCGATGTGTTCGGGCGGCGCAGGCTCTTCCTCGGTGGTCTCGTCGTCTTCGGAATCGCTTCGTTGGCAGGCGGTTTCGCGCAGGCGCCGTGGGAACTGGTCGCGGTGAGGGCGATTCAGGGCCTCGCCGCCGCGGCGGTCGCACCCGCCGCACTCGCGACGCTCACCACCACCTTCGCCGAAGGGCCCGCCAGGGTTCGGGCGCTCGGTGTGTGGGGTGCGGTGAACGCGGCGGGCGGTGCGATGGGCGTGCTGGTCGGCGGGCTGCTCACCGAATATCTGAGCTGGCGCTGGGTGATGTTGATCAACGTGCCGATCGTGGTCGTCGCGGTGGGCGCGGTGCTGGCGGGCGTCGCGCCCGGCGCGGCGGGCGGTGCGGCGAAACGGCTGGACATGGTCGGCGCGGTGCTGGCCACCGGCGGTGTCGGTCTGCTGGTGCTCGGCGTGATCGGCACCGAGCGCCACGGCTGGCTCTCGGCGACCACCGGCGCGACGTTGGCGGTCGCGGCGGTGGCGCTCGCCGCGTTCGTCGGCTGGGAAGCGCGGGCGGCGGATCCGCTGCTGCGCATCGGGTTGTTCGCCAATCGCTGGGTGAGCGGCGCGAATCTGTTCGTATTCCTAGCCAGCGCAGGGCAATTCGCGGCCTTCTACCTGATGTCGCTGTACCTCCAGCAGGTGCTCGGGATGAGGGCGGGAGTGGCGGGCGCGGCGTTCGTGCCGTTCTCGCTCGCGGTGATCGCGGGCACCGTGGCGGCCGCCAAGCTCGGCGCGCGTCGGTCGCCGCGCGGCGCGCTGGTCGCGGGCGGTGCGATCACGGCCGTCGGCATCGGATGGTTCGCGCTGATCAGTCCGGACGGCAACTTCCTCGCCGATGTGCTCGGTCCGTCGCTGATCGGCGGGTTCGGACTCGGATTGTGCCTCGCGCCGGTCGCGACCGCGGCGACGATGGGCGTCGCGCGCACCGAAGCCGGAATGGCCTCGGGAGTCTTCAACAGCGCGCGGCAGCTGGGCGGCAGCATCGGCGTCGCCGCGCTGGCCACGCTTGCCGCCACCCGCACCGGCAACCGGATGGACCCGGTCGGCCTCAACGAGGGCTACGCGCTCGGTCTGACCGTGGCCGCCCTGCTCTTCGTGACGGCGGCGATGGTAGCGGCCTTCGCGCTACCCCGGAACGACCGAGCGACGAGCCCGCGGGACTTCGAAAACCCACTCTCGGAAGAGCTTTCCGAGTCGAACCGATGA
- a CDS encoding M13 family metallopeptidase, with protein sequence MTSTGRRAQLDRRAFLVALGVAAPAAALLASCSNDGNANTVQLTGVDMGGADPLIRPQDDLYRHVNGAWLRDYQLPPDKSEVGAISEAVDRTTEQLRAIIERIQNPEPGSEAQQIRDLYDARLDLEEIERLGMSPLADLFAKIDGAATKAELAKVMAELPIGGLIGLGINIDRKNSSAYIPTIGQSGLVLGEQYYRKPEFATQLAGYKVYLEKMAAGAGFADPAGLAQRVLDLETRIAAAHWDNVRVRDTDATYNLMSWTEMTALAPQFDWDQWMAGNTDRPRSLFEQIVVRQPSFVTAAGQLWAEVDIAQWREYLRVHVTNAYARFLPKAIADARFEFVGKVLGGLEERPELWKSAVGVVDDNLGEQLGKLYVDEHFPPEAKKRAQEMVDDLMAAYRDDFTKSSWMSQPTREAALAKLAKITVKIGYPDKWVDYSELKITRGKLIESLRAVNAFEVKRAFDRLGTPVDKEEWAMSPQTVNAYYSPTNNEIAFPAAYLQPPNFDKDATTAVNYGAVGATIGHEIGHGFDDQGAKYDGDGNRRDWWTPEDLAAFKTKTDQIIAQYDGLVPEGLDPKYKVDGKLTVGENLADLRGLQIALAAYRIAAEREGVAPDYREMFFSHARTWREKQTEEAAISRLQDTHAPNEFRCNQVVRNIAEFYTTFEVKEGDELFLPPDQRVSL encoded by the coding sequence GTGACATCAACCGGTCGTCGCGCCCAGCTGGACCGTCGCGCCTTCCTGGTCGCGCTCGGGGTCGCCGCTCCCGCCGCGGCGCTGCTCGCGTCCTGCTCGAACGACGGCAACGCGAACACCGTACAGCTGACCGGTGTCGACATGGGCGGCGCCGACCCGCTGATCCGGCCGCAGGACGACCTGTACCGGCACGTCAACGGCGCGTGGCTGCGCGACTACCAGCTACCGCCGGACAAGTCCGAGGTCGGTGCGATCAGCGAGGCGGTCGACCGCACCACCGAACAGCTGCGCGCCATCATCGAGCGCATCCAGAACCCGGAGCCGGGTTCCGAGGCGCAGCAGATCCGGGATCTGTACGACGCCCGGCTCGACCTGGAGGAGATCGAGCGACTCGGCATGAGCCCGCTGGCGGATCTCTTCGCGAAGATCGACGGCGCGGCGACCAAGGCCGAGCTGGCCAAGGTGATGGCCGAGCTGCCGATCGGCGGCCTGATCGGCCTCGGCATCAACATCGACCGCAAGAACTCCAGCGCCTACATTCCCACGATCGGGCAGTCCGGCCTGGTCCTCGGCGAGCAGTACTACCGCAAGCCCGAGTTCGCCACCCAGCTCGCGGGCTACAAGGTCTACCTGGAGAAGATGGCCGCGGGCGCGGGCTTCGCCGATCCGGCGGGGCTGGCGCAGCGGGTGCTCGATCTGGAGACCAGGATCGCCGCCGCGCACTGGGACAACGTGCGCGTGCGCGACACCGACGCCACCTACAACCTGATGAGCTGGACCGAGATGACAGCTCTCGCACCGCAATTCGACTGGGACCAGTGGATGGCGGGTAACACGGACCGGCCGAGGTCGCTGTTCGAGCAGATCGTGGTCAGGCAGCCGTCGTTCGTCACCGCGGCCGGCCAGCTGTGGGCCGAGGTGGACATCGCGCAGTGGCGGGAGTACCTGCGCGTGCACGTCACCAACGCCTACGCGCGTTTCCTGCCCAAGGCCATCGCCGACGCGCGGTTCGAGTTCGTCGGCAAGGTGCTCGGCGGTCTGGAGGAGCGGCCCGAGCTGTGGAAGTCGGCGGTGGGCGTGGTGGACGACAACCTCGGCGAGCAGCTCGGCAAGCTGTACGTGGACGAGCACTTCCCGCCGGAAGCGAAGAAGCGCGCTCAGGAGATGGTCGACGACCTGATGGCCGCCTACCGGGACGACTTCACGAAGTCGTCCTGGATGTCGCAGCCCACCCGGGAGGCCGCGCTGGCCAAGCTCGCCAAGATCACGGTCAAGATCGGCTATCCGGACAAGTGGGTCGACTACTCGGAGCTGAAGATCACCAGGGGCAAGCTGATCGAGTCGCTGCGCGCGGTCAACGCCTTCGAGGTCAAGCGGGCGTTCGACCGGCTCGGCACCCCGGTCGACAAGGAGGAGTGGGCGATGTCGCCGCAGACGGTGAACGCCTACTACTCCCCCACCAACAACGAGATCGCTTTTCCCGCAGCGTATTTGCAGCCGCCGAACTTCGACAAGGACGCGACCACCGCGGTGAACTACGGCGCGGTCGGCGCGACCATCGGCCACGAGATCGGTCACGGCTTCGACGACCAGGGCGCCAAGTACGACGGCGACGGCAACCGCCGCGACTGGTGGACCCCGGAGGATCTGGCCGCGTTCAAGACCAAGACCGATCAGATCATCGCGCAGTACGACGGTCTGGTGCCCGAGGGTCTGGACCCCAAGTACAAGGTGGACGGCAAGCTGACGGTCGGCGAGAACCTGGCCGACCTGCGCGGCCTGCAGATCGCACTGGCCGCCTACCGGATCGCCGCGGAACGCGAGGGCGTCGCGCCCGACTACCGCGAGATGTTCTTCTCGCACGCGCGCACCTGGCGGGAGAAGCAAACCGAAGAGGCCGCCATCTCCCGTCTCCAGGACACGCACGCCCCCAACGAATTCCGCTGCAACCAGGTGGTGCGCAACATCGCGGAGTTCTACACCACCTTCGAGGTGAAGGAAGGCGACGAGCTGTTCCTGCCGCCGGACCAGCGGGTCAGTCTGTAG
- a CDS encoding TetR/AcrR family transcriptional regulator yields MPPSSSQREPSGERATAGRRKPSGARVQAPRNEPSGEPAQATGDESGKRRETADIESSGERARSVGRAPSDRRTGRPARISRAEIVAAAHKVLDAEGVEKLTMRRLATELGCTPMALYHHVRDKDDLLRMLLNDYADQVTWPDLPDDPKQRILVAATAMHDVLAARPWIVEVLTEGDLFGLSALWVSENIIDAAVAAGLTLDRAAHAYRAIWHYTAGEILIRGNAVRRAADQRPTYRDQVFADLDPETLPRLAELGPRWAALSATDTYADGLRALVDGLLAPRSGTR; encoded by the coding sequence ATGCCCCCTTCGTCTTCGCAGCGCGAACCGTCCGGCGAGCGCGCCACCGCAGGACGACGCAAGCCGTCGGGTGCGCGTGTGCAGGCGCCCCGCAACGAGCCGTCGGGCGAGCCTGCGCAGGCAACCGGCGACGAGTCGGGCAAGCGGAGGGAGACGGCCGACATCGAGTCGTCGGGCGAGCGTGCGCGATCCGTCGGACGCGCACCGTCGGACCGCCGCACCGGCCGACCCGCCCGCATCTCCCGCGCGGAGATCGTCGCGGCCGCGCACAAGGTGCTCGACGCGGAAGGCGTCGAGAAGCTGACGATGCGCAGACTCGCCACCGAACTCGGCTGCACGCCGATGGCGCTCTACCACCACGTGCGCGACAAGGACGACCTGCTGCGCATGTTGCTGAACGACTACGCCGACCAGGTCACCTGGCCGGACCTCCCCGATGACCCGAAACAGCGAATCCTGGTCGCCGCCACCGCGATGCACGACGTGCTCGCCGCTCGGCCGTGGATCGTCGAGGTGCTCACCGAGGGCGATCTGTTCGGCCTGTCCGCGCTGTGGGTCAGCGAAAACATCATCGACGCCGCCGTCGCCGCGGGCCTCACCCTCGACCGCGCGGCGCACGCCTACCGCGCCATCTGGCACTACACCGCGGGCGAAATCCTGATCCGCGGCAACGCCGTTCGGCGCGCCGCCGACCAGCGGCCCACCTACCGCGATCAGGTCTTCGCCGACCTCGACCCCGAAACGCTGCCGCGCCTAGCCGAACTCGGCCCGCGGTGGGCCGCCCTCAGCGCCACCGACACCTACGCCGATGGCCTGCGCGCCCTCGTCGACGGCTTACTCGCGCCGCGATCGGGCACGCGCTGA
- a CDS encoding Uma2 family endonuclease — protein sequence MTTELPERLPHEMTEEQYRRLPENIAREIEVVHGHVIVCESPAPEHNRVARRLASAMEQLPSTEPCIRAETDIDVVLWRVPKFTFRRPDVTVYRCLPERGAKPEAADALIVVEVSAPSTAAEDLLDKKAQYARVGIPLYLVISLDTKYEIEEVREFRLDAHAGEYRLHRLHREGFLELEHVVVGEIGFADLVR from the coding sequence ATGACCACGGAGCTGCCGGAGCGGCTGCCGCACGAGATGACCGAAGAGCAGTACCGTCGGCTGCCGGAGAACATCGCCCGCGAGATCGAGGTGGTGCACGGGCACGTGATCGTTTGCGAGTCACCGGCGCCCGAACACAATCGGGTCGCGCGCAGGCTAGCGAGCGCCATGGAGCAACTGCCGAGCACCGAGCCGTGCATTCGGGCCGAGACCGATATCGACGTGGTGCTGTGGCGGGTGCCGAAGTTCACCTTCCGTCGACCGGACGTCACCGTCTACCGCTGCCTACCCGAACGCGGCGCGAAACCAGAGGCCGCCGACGCCCTGATCGTGGTCGAGGTGTCGGCGCCTTCGACGGCGGCCGAAGACCTGCTCGACAAGAAAGCGCAGTACGCCCGGGTAGGAATCCCGCTGTACCTGGTGATTTCACTCGACACCAAGTACGAGATCGAAGAGGTGCGCGAATTCCGTCTCGACGCGCACGCGGGGGAGTACCGCCTGCACCGGCTGCACCGGGAAGGGTTCCTCGAGCTCGAGCATGTCGTCGTCGGCGAAATCGGCTTCGCCGACCTCGTTCGCTAG
- a CDS encoding DUF6545 domain-containing protein yields the protein MTSTSTSILVPILVVTTAIIGARWVLLRDTMIDRLLNRALTWSVGGVLAYGGAVWLGFSDFAPLMFITSGLLAMANVYALARLLDSGDTENAPRRLRTYHVVAVAASGVALVAVSPIGGALSIDRIVDWPAVLWVGSDVMIAASVVLIARACVRELRGFVGTVQERLTYTSLLLLACTSGVLTVVAVVDIVAGRPPAEPSAGGGIGAFVCLLLYAVLLAVPLVTVVLERLGLDSAGRDCRRLRPMWLDLTTAVPGVVLGQQLPQADSIARRYRMMVEISDALLHLGKQGPDSARAATEKLATLRSVLPATDMGSGFTPGEGQGAVELRMLLELAREWPALRADVVRSSMP from the coding sequence ATGACCTCGACCTCCACCTCGATCCTCGTTCCGATCCTCGTGGTCACGACCGCGATCATCGGCGCACGGTGGGTTCTGCTGCGCGACACCATGATCGACCGGCTGCTCAACCGCGCGTTGACCTGGAGCGTCGGCGGGGTGTTGGCGTACGGCGGTGCCGTCTGGCTCGGGTTCTCCGACTTCGCGCCGCTGATGTTCATCACCAGCGGGTTGCTCGCGATGGCCAACGTCTACGCGTTGGCCCGGCTGCTCGACAGCGGCGACACCGAGAACGCGCCGCGCCGACTGCGGACCTACCACGTGGTCGCCGTGGCGGCATCGGGCGTCGCCCTGGTCGCCGTGTCGCCGATCGGCGGCGCGCTGTCCATCGATCGGATCGTCGACTGGCCCGCGGTGCTCTGGGTGGGATCCGACGTCATGATCGCGGCGTCCGTGGTGCTGATCGCCAGGGCGTGCGTGCGCGAGCTGCGCGGGTTTGTCGGCACCGTGCAGGAAAGACTGACCTACACCAGCCTGCTGCTGCTCGCCTGCACCTCCGGCGTACTGACCGTCGTCGCGGTGGTCGACATCGTCGCGGGCAGGCCGCCCGCCGAGCCGAGTGCGGGCGGCGGTATCGGCGCGTTCGTCTGTCTGCTGCTCTACGCCGTGCTCCTGGCGGTGCCACTGGTCACCGTGGTCCTCGAACGACTGGGATTGGACAGCGCCGGTCGCGACTGCCGCCGGTTGCGTCCGATGTGGCTCGACCTCACGACGGCGGTGCCGGGAGTGGTGCTCGGTCAGCAACTCCCGCAGGCGGACTCGATCGCGCGGCGTTACCGCATGATGGTCGAGATCTCGGACGCGCTGCTCCACCTCGGAAAACAGGGTCCCGACTCGGCTCGCGCCGCCACTGAGAAGCTTGCGACGCTGCGGTCGGTTCTTCCCGCCACCGATATGGGCAGCGGATTCACACCTGGCGAAGGGCAGGGGGCCGTGGAACTGCGGATGCTGCTGGAACTGGCTCGCGAATGGCCCGCCCTCCGCGCGGATGTCGTCCGGTCGTCGATGCCGTGA